In Drosophila bipectinata strain 14024-0381.07 unplaced genomic scaffold, DbipHiC1v2 scaffold_302, whole genome shotgun sequence, the following proteins share a genomic window:
- the LOC138927549 gene encoding C-type lectin 37Da-like, with translation MLKIFVKLLLFLFSFELIWGHKYAAEIITGNPNQVPIDLSPFVKIRDGFYFFGAEQVNWYVAYEKCRKMEADLVTFETPEEFDAIAAYLKSKGVRSEHWTSGNDLGKTGTHNWFTNAQPININRWAPKQPDNAGGKEHCIHLGYIYESSTEIQLNDRPCSGHDKSLFKYICEAEKPETITFVVWK, from the exons ATGTTGAAGATATTCGTTAAACTCCTGCtctttttgtttagttttgaACTAATCTGGGGACATAAATATGCAGCAGAAATAATAACCg gaaaTCCCAATCAAGTTCCAATTGACTTGAGCCCGTTTGTTAAGATTCGAGATGGTTTCTATTTCTTTGGAGCGGAACAAGTAAACTGGTATGTGGCCTATGAAAAATGCCGTAAAATGGAAGCCGATCTGGTGACCTTCGAGACTCCTGAGGAATTCGATGCCATTGCCGCCTATTTGAAGTCCAAAGGAGTAAGATCCGAACACTGGACATCGGGTAATGATTTGGGAAAAACAGGAACCCACAATTGGTTCACCAATGCCCAGCCGATCAATATCAATCGGTGGGCTCCCAAGCAACCGGATAATGCTGGAGGAAAAGAACATTGTATACATTTAGGGTATATATATGAGAGTTCTACGGAAATTCAGCTGAACGATCGTCCTTGCAGTGGCCATGACAAGAGCTTGTTTAAATATATCTGCGAAGCTGAAAAGCCAGAAACAATAACTTTTGTTGTCTGGAAATAA
- the LOC108126849 gene encoding RNA-splicing ligase RtcB homolog, producing the protein MVVRPYNDELKYLEKISDHCWRIKKGFQPNMNVEGCFYVNSRLERLMLEELKNSCRPGAVGGFLPGVKQIANVAALPGIVGRSIGLPDIHSGYGFAIGNMAAFDMNDPLSVVSPGGVGFDINCGVRLLRTNLYERDVQPVKEQLAQSLFDHIPVGVGSKGIIPMNARDLEEALEMGMDWSLREGYVWAEDKEHCEEYGRMLNADPAKVSMRAKKRGLPQLGTLGAGNHYAEIQVVDEIYDKWSASKMGIEEKGQVVVMIHSGSRGFGHQVATDALVQMEKAMKRDKIETNDRQLACARINSVEGQDYLKAMAAAANFAWVNRSSMTFLTRQAFAKMFNTTPDDLDMHVIYDVSHNIAKVENHIVDGKERKLLVHRKGSTRAFPPHHPLIPVDYQLTGQPVLVGGTMGTCSYVLTGTEQGMQETFGSTCHGAGRALSRAKSRRNIDYKEVLDKLDQIGIAIRVASPKLVMEEAPESYKDVTDVVDTCHAAGISKKCIKMRPIAVIKG; encoded by the exons ATGGTGGTGCGTCCCTATAACGATGAGCTGAAGTACCTGGAGAAGATCAGCGACCACTGCTGGCGCATCAAGAAGGGCTTCCAGCCGAACATGAATGTGGAAGGATGTTTCTACGTGAATAGCCGACTGGAGCGCCTGATGCTGGAAGAGCTAAAGAACTCGTGTCGCCCAGGAGCAGTCGGTGGCTTTCTCCCCGGCGTCAAGCAAATAGCCAATGTGGCCGCCTTGCCCGGCATAGTGGGACGCTCCATAGGTCTCCCGGACATCCATTCTGGCTATGGATTCGCCATCGGGAACATGGCAGCCTTTGACATGAATGACCCCCTGTCCGTGGTTAGCCCCGGTGGCGTGGGCTTCGACATCAACTGCGGTGTTCGTCTGCTCCGCACCAACCTTTATGAGCGGGATGTGCAGCCGGTAAAGGAGCAGCTGGCCCAGTCGCTGTTCGATCACATTCCCGTGGGTGTGGGCTCGAAGGGCATCATACCGATGAATGCTCGTGATCTGGAGGAGGCCCTGGAAATGGGCATGGACTGGTCGCTACGCGAGGGTTACGTCTGGGCAGAGGACAAGGAGCACTGCGAAGAATATGGACGAATGTTGAACGCCGATCCTGCTAAGGTTAGCATGCGGGCCAAGAAACGAGGACTTCCCCAGTTGGGAACGTTGGGAGCGGGTAATCACTATGCGGAAATTCAGGTGGTGGACGAGATCTACGATAAGTGGAGCGCCTCGAAGATGGGCATTGAGGAAAAGGGCCAGGTGGTGGTGATGATTCACTCGGGCAGCCGTGGCTTCGGCCATCAGGTGGCCACTGATGCCCTGGTGCAAATGGAGAAGGCCATGAAACGGGACAAGATTGAAACGAATGACCGACAGCTGGCCTGCGCTCGTATCAACTCCGTGGAGGGTCAGGACTACCTCAAGGCCATGGCGGCGGCGGCCAACTTTGCTTGGGTCAACCGCAGCTCCATGACCTTCCTTACGCGGCAGGCCTTCGCGAAAATGTTCAACACCACTCCGGATGATCTCGACATGCACGTAATCTACGACGTTTCACATAACATTGCCAAGGTGGAGAACCACATCGTCGATGGAAAGGAGCGCAAGTTGCTGGTCCACCGTAAAGGCTCCACTCGCGCCTTTCCCCCACATCACCCACTTATCCCTGTGGACTACCAGCTCACGGGACAGCCAGTCCTAGTGGGCGGAACCATGGGCACCTGCAGTTATGTCCTCACTGGTACAGAGCAGGGTATGCAGGAAACTTTCGGCAGCACCTGCCATGGAGCG GGTCGTGCTCTGTCCCGTGCCAAATCTCGCCGAAATATCGACTACAAAGAGGTGCTCGATAAGCTGGACCAGATCGGTATTGCCATTCGCGTGGCCTCACCCAAGTTAGTCATGGAGGAGGCCCCCGAGTCGTACAAGGACGTGACCGATGTGGTGGACACCTGCCATGCGGCGGGCATTAGCAAAAAGTGCATAAAAATGCGACCCATTGCGGTCATCAAGGGCTga
- the LOC108126852 gene encoding ras-related protein Rab-9B, producing MTNMRPPQRSKLLKVVILGDGGVGKSALLNRFVSNRYEENNFHTIGVEFMNKDIEVDGERYTLQIWDTAGQERFRALRTPFYRGSDICLLCYALDDRDSLRGLDLWRKEFLMYADVDADKFPFIVVGNKNDLPLAKRQVNYEGVQQWCAEQKIASHIETSSKAANNVTEAFTLGLRQWRHMECVAESELRQQGDTIDLTRPIRLAQRRICCTGGGETADTNADVDDAAMRSPGKKMFGQKRNNAKAPKTNYRL from the exons ATGACAAATATGCGCCCACCGCAGAGATCCAAACTGCTGAAGGTCGTCATACTGGGTGACGGCGGGGTGGGAAAGTCGGCCCTCCTCAATCGTTTCGTTTCCAATCGTTACGAGGAAAACAATTTCCACACCATCGGGGTTGAGTTTATGAACAAGGATATAGAGGTCGATGGAGAGCGTTACACATTGCAG ATATGGGATACGGCAGGCCAGGAACGATTCAGAGCCCTGCGAACACCGTTCTACCGGGGATCAGATATCTGCCTGCTTTGCTATGCCCTCGATGACCGAGACAGCTTGAGAGGATTGGATCTGTGGCGGAAGGAATTCCTCATGTATGCCGACGTGGACGCTGACAAGTTTCCATTTATTGTGGTGGGAAATAAG AACGACCTTCCTCTGGCAAAGCGACAGGTCAACTACGAGGGGGTCCAGCAGTGGTGCGCCGAGCAGAAGATTGCCTCCCACATCGAGACCTCGTCCAAGGCCGCCAACAACGTGACAGAGGCCTTCACCCTTGGCCTCCGCCAATGGCGGCACATGGAGTGCGTGGCGGAGTCAGAGCTCCGACAGCAGGGCGACACTATCGACCTTACCCGCCCCATTCGCCTCGCCCAGCGCCGCATCTGTTGCACGGGGGGTGGCGAGACCGCGGACACCAATGCGGATGTGGATGACGCCGCCATGCGCAGCCCGGGAAAGAAAATGTTCGGACAGAAACGCAATAATGCAAAGGCGCCAAAGACCAATTATCGTCTATGA
- the LOC138925491 gene encoding alpha-tocopherol transfer protein-like isoform X1, giving the protein MTMLTAAAAMHCLPKSAVAEAPAFRAKAPFSGVPTMLSDIDQLPQIQMGEFILQFELGEPTAHGKEVAIKELRETPERQKEATKELARLLEAETDLHYPKDNEEWLIRFLRPCKYYPESARDLIKRYYSFKVKHSDVYNNLKPSGEMNIFNHNILTVFPNRDQLGRRILVLELGKRWKHKQVTLDEVFKGAVIFLEAAMLEPETQICGAVVIFDMDGLSLQQTWQFTPPFAKRIVDWLQDSVPLRIKAIHIVNQPKIFNVVFALFKPFLREKLRSRIIFHGTDRESLHKHMSPKCLPAAYGGILESNRIDSDQWYQLLLKCDPEFDAINSYGYKKK; this is encoded by the exons ATGACAATGTTGACCGCTGCAGCTGCCATGCACTGCCTGCCCAAATCGGCGGTGGCAGAGGCCCCCGCCTTTCGGGCCAAAGCCCCCTTCTCGG GAGTGCCAACGATGTTGTCGGATATCGATCAGCTGCCCCAGATCCAGATGGGCGAGTTCATCCTCCAGTTCGAGCTGGGTGAGCCCACGGCCCATGGCAAGGAGGTGGCCATAAAGGAGCTGCGGGAAACCCCAGAGCGTCAAAAGGAAGCCACCAAGGAGCTAGCAAGGCTTTTGGAGG CGGAGACTGATTTGCATTATCCAAAGGATAACGAGGAATGGCTGATCCGATTCCTGCGTCCCTGCAAGTATTACCCGGAGAGTGCTCGTGATTTG ATCAAAAGGTACTACTCCTTCAAGGTGAAGCACTCGGATGTGTACAACAATCTGAAACCATCTGGTGAGATGAACATTTTCAATCACAACATTCTTACTGTTTTTCCCAATCGCGATCAATTGGGTCGTCGCATTTTGGTCCTGGAACTTGGAA agcGCTGGAAGCACAAGCAGGTCACCCTGGACGAGGTGTTCAAGGGAGCTGTGATCTTCCTGGAGGCTGCCATGCTTGAGCCGGAGACTCAGATCTGCGGAGCAGTCGTCATCTTCGACATGGATGGCCTTAGTCTGCAGCAGACATGGCAGTTCACACCGCCGTTTGCCAAGCGTATCGTGGACTGGCTCCAGGACTCTGTCCCCCTCAGGATAAAGGCTATCCACATTGTCAACCAGCCGAAGATCTTCAATGTGGTGTTCGCCCTGTTCAAGCCCTTCTTGCGGGAGAAACTGAGGAGCAGGATCATCTTCCATGGCACCGATCGCGAGTCCTTGCACAAACACATGTCGCCCAAGTGCCTGCCGGCCGCCTATGGCGGAATCCTCGAATCCAACCGGATCGACAGTGACCAGTGGTATCAATTGCTTCTCAAATGCGATCCCGAATTCGATGCCATCAACTCGTATGGCTACAAGAAGAAGTGA
- the LOC138925491 gene encoding alpha-tocopherol transfer protein-like isoform X3: MLSDIDQLPQIQMGEFILQFELGEPTAHGKEVAIKELRETPERQKEATKELARLLEAETDLHYPKDNEEWLIRFLRPCKYYPESARDLIKRYYSFKVKHSDVYNNLKPSGEMNIFNHNILTVFPNRDQLGRRILVLELGKRWKHKQVTLDEVFKGAVIFLEAAMLEPETQICGAVVIFDMDGLSLQQTWQFTPPFAKRIVDWLQDSVPLRIKAIHIVNQPKIFNVVFALFKPFLREKLRSRIIFHGTDRESLHKHMSPKCLPAAYGGILESNRIDSDQWYQLLLKCDPEFDAINSYGYKKK; this comes from the exons ATGTTGTCGGATATCGATCAGCTGCCCCAGATCCAGATGGGCGAGTTCATCCTCCAGTTCGAGCTGGGTGAGCCCACGGCCCATGGCAAGGAGGTGGCCATAAAGGAGCTGCGGGAAACCCCAGAGCGTCAAAAGGAAGCCACCAAGGAGCTAGCAAGGCTTTTGGAGG CGGAGACTGATTTGCATTATCCAAAGGATAACGAGGAATGGCTGATCCGATTCCTGCGTCCCTGCAAGTATTACCCGGAGAGTGCTCGTGATTTG ATCAAAAGGTACTACTCCTTCAAGGTGAAGCACTCGGATGTGTACAACAATCTGAAACCATCTGGTGAGATGAACATTTTCAATCACAACATTCTTACTGTTTTTCCCAATCGCGATCAATTGGGTCGTCGCATTTTGGTCCTGGAACTTGGAA agcGCTGGAAGCACAAGCAGGTCACCCTGGACGAGGTGTTCAAGGGAGCTGTGATCTTCCTGGAGGCTGCCATGCTTGAGCCGGAGACTCAGATCTGCGGAGCAGTCGTCATCTTCGACATGGATGGCCTTAGTCTGCAGCAGACATGGCAGTTCACACCGCCGTTTGCCAAGCGTATCGTGGACTGGCTCCAGGACTCTGTCCCCCTCAGGATAAAGGCTATCCACATTGTCAACCAGCCGAAGATCTTCAATGTGGTGTTCGCCCTGTTCAAGCCCTTCTTGCGGGAGAAACTGAGGAGCAGGATCATCTTCCATGGCACCGATCGCGAGTCCTTGCACAAACACATGTCGCCCAAGTGCCTGCCGGCCGCCTATGGCGGAATCCTCGAATCCAACCGGATCGACAGTGACCAGTGGTATCAATTGCTTCTCAAATGCGATCCCGAATTCGATGCCATCAACTCGTATGGCTACAAGAAGAAGTGA
- the LOC138925491 gene encoding alpha-tocopherol transfer protein-like isoform X2, whose amino-acid sequence MRVPTMLSDIDQLPQIQMGEFILQFELGEPTAHGKEVAIKELRETPERQKEATKELARLLEAETDLHYPKDNEEWLIRFLRPCKYYPESARDLIKRYYSFKVKHSDVYNNLKPSGEMNIFNHNILTVFPNRDQLGRRILVLELGKRWKHKQVTLDEVFKGAVIFLEAAMLEPETQICGAVVIFDMDGLSLQQTWQFTPPFAKRIVDWLQDSVPLRIKAIHIVNQPKIFNVVFALFKPFLREKLRSRIIFHGTDRESLHKHMSPKCLPAAYGGILESNRIDSDQWYQLLLKCDPEFDAINSYGYKKK is encoded by the exons ATGA GAGTGCCAACGATGTTGTCGGATATCGATCAGCTGCCCCAGATCCAGATGGGCGAGTTCATCCTCCAGTTCGAGCTGGGTGAGCCCACGGCCCATGGCAAGGAGGTGGCCATAAAGGAGCTGCGGGAAACCCCAGAGCGTCAAAAGGAAGCCACCAAGGAGCTAGCAAGGCTTTTGGAGG CGGAGACTGATTTGCATTATCCAAAGGATAACGAGGAATGGCTGATCCGATTCCTGCGTCCCTGCAAGTATTACCCGGAGAGTGCTCGTGATTTG ATCAAAAGGTACTACTCCTTCAAGGTGAAGCACTCGGATGTGTACAACAATCTGAAACCATCTGGTGAGATGAACATTTTCAATCACAACATTCTTACTGTTTTTCCCAATCGCGATCAATTGGGTCGTCGCATTTTGGTCCTGGAACTTGGAA agcGCTGGAAGCACAAGCAGGTCACCCTGGACGAGGTGTTCAAGGGAGCTGTGATCTTCCTGGAGGCTGCCATGCTTGAGCCGGAGACTCAGATCTGCGGAGCAGTCGTCATCTTCGACATGGATGGCCTTAGTCTGCAGCAGACATGGCAGTTCACACCGCCGTTTGCCAAGCGTATCGTGGACTGGCTCCAGGACTCTGTCCCCCTCAGGATAAAGGCTATCCACATTGTCAACCAGCCGAAGATCTTCAATGTGGTGTTCGCCCTGTTCAAGCCCTTCTTGCGGGAGAAACTGAGGAGCAGGATCATCTTCCATGGCACCGATCGCGAGTCCTTGCACAAACACATGTCGCCCAAGTGCCTGCCGGCCGCCTATGGCGGAATCCTCGAATCCAACCGGATCGACAGTGACCAGTGGTATCAATTGCTTCTCAAATGCGATCCCGAATTCGATGCCATCAACTCGTATGGCTACAAGAAGAAGTGA
- the LOC138927546 gene encoding heparin sulfate O-sulfotransferase, with product MSRKMLKMWILQRPVHWVLLIALCVLTCGGYWLIWSEIRLEHALKPLSKLTAGGRALAQSLVPDPRGSSADDFDFEEQLVVLYNRVPKTGSTSFVNIAYDLCKPNKYHVLHINVTANMHVLSLPNQIQFVRNVSKWHEMKPALYHGHMAYLDFSKFQVAHKPIYINLVRKPLDRLVSYYYFLRFGDNYRPNLVRKKAGNKITFDECVVQKQPDCDPKNMWLQIPFFCGHAAECWEPGSAWALDQAKRNLVNEYFLVGVTEQMYEFVDLLERSLPRIFHGFREHYQNSNKSHLRVTSSKLPPSESTIKAIEKTKIWQMENDLYEFALAQFEFNKKKLMQPDNKHLQKFMYEKIRPK from the exons ATGTCCAGGAAAATGCTCAAGATGTGGATTCTGCAGAGACCCGTGCACTGGGTGCTTTTGATCGCTCTGTGTGTTCTTACATGCGGTGGATATTGGTTGATCTGGTCGGAGATTCGCCTGGAACATG CGCTAAAGCCACTGTCCAAGCTGACTGCTGGGGGCCGCGCCCTGGCTCAATCGCTGGTCCCTGATCCACGCGGCTCGTCCGCGGATGATTTTGACTTTGAGGAGCAACTGGTGGTGCTGTACAATCGTGTACCAAAGACGGGATCCACCAGCTTCGTCAATATCGCGTACGATCTGTGCAAGCCAAACAAGTACCATGTACTGCATATCAACGTGACTGCCAATATGCATGTCCTGTCTCTGCCCAACCAAATTCAATTTGTTCGGAATGTTTCCAAGTGGCATGAAATGAAGCCAGCTCTTTACCATGGTCACATGGCTTATCTGGACTTTTCCAA GTTTCAAGTCGCTCACAAGCCCATATATATTAACCTAGTTCGTAAGCCTCTGGATAGACTTGTATCCTACTATTACTTCCTACGCTTCGGCGACAACTATCGACCGAATTTAGTACGCAAGAAGGCTGGCAATAAAATA ACCTTCGATGAGTGCGTGGTGCAAAAGCAACCCGACTGTGATCCAAAGAATATGTGGCTGCAAATACCCTTCTTTTGTGGCCATGCCGCCGAGTGCTGGGAACCCGGCAGCGCTTGGGCTTTGGACCAGGCCAAGCGGAATCTGGTCAACGAATATTTTCTAGTCGGAGTCACCGAGCAGATGTACGAGTTTGTGGATCTACTCGAAAGATCACTGCCCAGAATATTTCACGGCTTTCGCGAGCACtatcaaaattcaaataaatctCATTTGCGCGTGACGTCATCGAAGTTGCCGCCAAGCGAGTCAACCATAAAGGCGATTGAAAAGACAAAGATCTGGCAGATGGAAAACGATCTGTATGAGTTTGCGTTGGCCCAGTTTGagttcaacaaaaaaaagcttatGCAGCCAGACAACAAGCACTTGCAAAAGTTTATGTACGAAAAGATTCGGCCAAAATGA